The genomic segment TAAAGCATACACCGAATACATGCAAGTGAAATTATAATGTAATAGTTTTGACCTGTTGTTAACAGTATTTGTAACTGCAGTATTTTCTGCTTTCTTTTTCGAATCCTGTGACTCAACTTTCTTAGTTTCTGTCTCCTCCCCTTCCCAGACTACCTCAGTTACTGCAGCAGAGAGAAAGacatatattaacaaaaaaggaaaacaagaaattaGGTTTCGTGGAACATTTCAATACTAGAGAGAATAATCCAAGAAaggaatttaaaagaaaaggaaaacaaaaacaaagaagaaataaccaaaatacaaagatttaaCGGGTAGGATATAGAGCttttaagcaaaaaacaaaaaatccaagTCATCATATTTCTTGGAGGATTTTCTGGAATTTGAGAAGGATGAGCAAGGGAGTACCTTCTCTTCCACGCTCATCAATCTGTGTCTTTAGCACTTTTCTCCTTTTGGGGGAGTTTGGAGCAGCACCAGCAGCCGTATCCTTCTGAGCATCACAGAAGGTGAAGTCACTCTGGATCTTCTCCAAAGAGGAAGTTTTAGAGTCAATGCCTTTTCCATCTGAAGAATCATCTCTCAACAACTGATTACGTGCTCCTTCAGTTGATTTCTCTACCTTGATCATTGGTTTATCTTCTGCTTGCTTCTTGAAGTGGGGCTTCTCCAAAACCAAGGCTGCACTGCTTTGGCCCTTTGGAAGTTCTGGTGATGCTAGATTGACTGCATCTTCTAACTCATCATCGGAATAATCTAAAACTACCCTCCTTTTTCTACTGTTATCCCCATTAGAAGTTCGCTTAAAATTCACACCCTGAGCCTCATCATCACTGCTCccaatttcaatttcttcacaagCAGAAATTTGAGCTTCTGCACTCACTAATAACATGTAATAAACCAATtcagaaattgaaaaagaaacagCAGATAAGAATTAAATCCCAGGTGTAGAATAGGAGCTTGTCTTGCAGAAGTCACATCAGAAAATCCTACATCCTAGTTAAGCAGACAATTTCCTTGTTGTATGGCAACCAAATAAAAACCTACCAGTAGGATTTGGAATGTGCTTATCATTATCAGCTTGTGCACTAGATGGCTTTGACTTCGCAGATGCACGACCCCACAAATTTGCCAACAAACCTCCATTTCCAGAAGAGGTTTTATCACTCTGGCCTTTCTTCTTATTGGCAGGCAAGAGAGAGACCTTTTCTTCATCCACAGTCTGCTTGGTAGCCAGATCATGAACTCCTGTTCCATTCCTTTCACTTTTGACACTGTTCACCAGATTGGGAGATGGAGGACCAACCTTCGGGCTTTGCTGAACTTTGGTTTGCTTAAATGTAATAGTTTCACACAATTGAATTACTGGGATTTCCACACTTTTGGTTGCAGCAGGTCCATCAACATTGTAATTAACAAAGGAATTAAGAATCCCACAAAATCTGCAGAAGAAAAATTCAAGCACCGAGGAAAATAAGCTAATTTCTGCCGCAATTCATGAGaagggagagagagggaaacCCTCAATCTGTAACCATCCAAGGCTTGAAATATCTCATCTCATTACCCCCAACCAATTCCCACCCCCAATAAGAACACATTTGTGTGTgctaattacattaaaaaatgagTTCAAAGTGCATCATCAACAAACTTGACATAACCAGTCAACTCTCTTCTAGAACAGTTTAGTACTAATAGTTTTGTTGCACGAGGCAGGTCAGCAATCAGAAAATTATTGAGGACCATCGGTTCAGGCTTTCATTGTCTGAATATTTGCAAAGTAACAAGCTGTTACTATGGCATCTGCATTATTGTAACGGCTGCATATGAATttcataaatgaaataataatcatatctaGCAATTCCATGATCTACACAAGTCAAGTTCTTGTAAGATACTGGAACTGATTGCAGACTACAGGTGCATCATACCTGTTATCTCTTAAGCAATTATCAACTGTGAAGGATTGCTTGAAGAGCTCTTCTGCCTGAACAAATTCAGCATTCCAAAGTGCAGCTGGATCTTTTGGGATGCAAGCTTGAACACTATATACCTGAACTGAGCAATTGCCATTGAATTCTTGTTTAGCttctgcaagaaaaa from the Populus nigra chromosome 1, ddPopNigr1.1, whole genome shotgun sequence genome contains:
- the LOC133669260 gene encoding uncharacterized protein LOC133669260 isoform X2 → MAWVISFRTPTRTTTCTISSISNFSLGPKPKEILSQMETLGILDEIEVLVSDKLQVVSYKWLSRNFMVSSNAAKRLLQEFVNTRGSGFEVVYTLSEAKQEFNGNCSVQVYSVQACIPKDPAALWNAEFVQAEELFKQSFTVDNCLRDNRFCGILNSFVNYNVDGPAATKSVEIPVIQLCETITFKQTKVQQSPKVGPPSPNLVNSVKSERNGTGVHDLATKQTVDEEKVSLLPANKKKGQSDKTSSGNGGLLANLWGRASAKSKPSSAQADNDKHIPNPTVSAEAQISACEEIEIGSSDDEAQGVNFKRTSNGDNSRKRRVVLDYSDDELEDAVNLASPELPKGQSSAALVLEKPHFKKQAEDKPMIKVEKSTEGARNQLLRDDSSDGKGIDSKTSSLEKIQSDFTFCDAQKDTAAGAAPNSPKRRKVLKTQIDERGREVTEVVWEGEETETKKVESQDSKKKAENTAVTNTVNNRAPLTKKSPAAGNSAPSNPGSKAGNKKGGNKDPKQGNILSFFKRV
- the LOC133669260 gene encoding uncharacterized protein LOC133669260 isoform X1, which codes for MAWVISFRTPTRTTTCTISSISNFSLGPKPKEILSQMETLGILDEIEVLVSDKLQVVSYKWLSRNFMVSSNAAKRLLQEFVNTRGSGFEVVYTLSGWLKNNPSSYHIRLVSGPKLEEAKQEFNGNCSVQVYSVQACIPKDPAALWNAEFVQAEELFKQSFTVDNCLRDNRFCGILNSFVNYNVDGPAATKSVEIPVIQLCETITFKQTKVQQSPKVGPPSPNLVNSVKSERNGTGVHDLATKQTVDEEKVSLLPANKKKGQSDKTSSGNGGLLANLWGRASAKSKPSSAQADNDKHIPNPTVSAEAQISACEEIEIGSSDDEAQGVNFKRTSNGDNSRKRRVVLDYSDDELEDAVNLASPELPKGQSSAALVLEKPHFKKQAEDKPMIKVEKSTEGARNQLLRDDSSDGKGIDSKTSSLEKIQSDFTFCDAQKDTAAGAAPNSPKRRKVLKTQIDERGREVTEVVWEGEETETKKVESQDSKKKAENTAVTNTVNNRAPLTKKSPAAGNSAPSNPGSKAGNKKGGNKDPKQGNILSFFKRV